One stretch of Microvirga lotononidis DNA includes these proteins:
- a CDS encoding TerC family protein yields the protein MPEFLLVEWLGKPVWMWTAFLSLVVFLLAFDLGVLNRKDRELGVKESLLLSAFYIGIAALFGAYIWWSFETGLLVTQDGSHAGVAYFTGFFIEKSLSIDNVFVISLIFSYFAIPRKYQYRALVWGIIGVIVLRGIMIAVGAALVQEYAWMLYLFGAFLIVTGVKMLLVPESEPNIDNNAMVRFLRRHMRVSDRLHEQRFFVREPDPKTGRIVTWATPLFLALVVINVADLIFAVDSVPAIFAITTDTFVVYTANIMAILGLRALYFALAAMVHRFHYLKYALALVLVFIGGKIFWNQLVGKLDPTISLGVTFALIAGGVVFSLWKTKNEPETISG from the coding sequence ATGCCAGAATTCCTGCTCGTGGAATGGCTGGGAAAGCCCGTCTGGATGTGGACGGCTTTCTTGAGCCTTGTCGTGTTTCTTCTCGCCTTCGATCTCGGTGTCCTGAACAGGAAGGACCGGGAACTCGGCGTGAAGGAGAGTCTTCTCCTGTCCGCCTTCTATATCGGTATCGCGGCGCTCTTCGGCGCCTATATCTGGTGGTCGTTCGAGACCGGCCTCCTAGTGACGCAGGACGGCAGCCATGCGGGCGTCGCCTATTTCACGGGCTTCTTCATCGAGAAGTCCCTGTCCATCGATAACGTCTTCGTGATCTCGCTGATCTTCAGCTATTTCGCCATCCCCCGGAAATACCAGTACCGGGCCCTCGTGTGGGGCATCATCGGCGTCATCGTCCTGCGCGGCATCATGATCGCCGTGGGCGCGGCGCTCGTGCAGGAATACGCCTGGATGCTTTATCTCTTCGGCGCGTTCCTCATCGTGACCGGCGTCAAGATGCTGCTCGTGCCCGAGAGCGAGCCGAACATCGACAACAACGCCATGGTGCGCTTCTTGCGCCGGCACATGCGGGTTTCGGACCGCCTGCACGAACAGCGCTTCTTCGTGCGGGAGCCCGATCCGAAGACAGGCCGGATCGTCACCTGGGCGACGCCGCTCTTCCTCGCCCTGGTGGTGATCAACGTGGCCGACCTGATCTTCGCGGTCGATTCGGTACCGGCAATCTTCGCCATCACGACGGACACCTTCGTGGTCTATACGGCGAACATCATGGCGATCCTCGGCCTGCGCGCGCTCTACTTCGCGCTCGCCGCCATGGTGCACCGGTTCCACTACCTGAAATATGCGCTGGCCCTGGTTCTCGTCTTCATCGGCGGCAAGATCTTCTGGAACCAGCTCGTCGGCAAGCTCGATCCCACGATCTCGCTCGGCGTCACCTTCGCCCTGATCGCCGGCGGCGTCGTGTTCTCGCTCTGGAAGACGAAGAACGAGCCGGAGACGATTTCCGGGTAA
- a CDS encoding Lrp/AsnC ligand binding domain-containing protein, with protein sequence MTDLDRIDRKILKALQADGRIATVELAEKVGLSPTSTGERVKRLQREGVIAGYGARLDPHRLGLELLVFVEVSLDKTTPDVFEKFAAAVKRAPEVLECHMVAGGFDYLVKTRVADMASYRHFLGEILLALPGVKETRTYAVMEEVKSDGMLPV encoded by the coding sequence ATGACGGATTTGGACAGGATCGATCGCAAGATCCTCAAGGCGCTTCAGGCCGATGGCCGCATCGCCACCGTGGAGCTGGCCGAAAAGGTGGGGTTGTCGCCAACCTCCACGGGGGAGCGCGTCAAGCGCCTCCAGCGCGAAGGGGTCATCGCCGGCTACGGGGCCCGGCTCGATCCGCACCGGCTCGGGCTCGAACTGCTGGTCTTCGTGGAGGTCTCCCTCGACAAGACGACGCCCGACGTGTTCGAGAAATTCGCCGCCGCCGTGAAGCGGGCGCCGGAGGTCCTCGAATGCCACATGGTGGCGGGCGGCTTCGATTATCTGGTCAAGACCCGCGTGGCCGACATGGCCTCCTATCGCCACTTCCTCGGCGAGATCCTCCTGGCGCTCCCGGGCGTGAAGGAAACCCGCACCTATGCGGTGATGGAGGAGGTGAAGAGCGACGGGATGCTGCCGGTGTGA